cccagtatGTTTTAGAATTGATCTTAAGGCTCTTCATTGCCTCTTTCCCACCTATATATTTGACCTTTTAGTGCCATATGTGCTGGTACACTTTGAGATCCTTTGACTGTTCCAGAGTCCTGGCTGAAAACTACAGGGGATAGTGTTTGCAGTAAAAGTCCGGAGGCTCTGGAACAATCCACCTGAGGAAATCAGGTCAGCAGAATCAGTCATTTCTTTTAAGTCCCTTCTTGAAACATACTTTTATCAAAGAGCCTTTCCTGGTTTAATTTGAATCTTAAcgttttttctgttcttgtttttttcctacatttaaatattacaacttttatCTAAACTCAAAGACTCATTGAAGTTATccttatttaaaataatgttggatttaaaaaacattaaaaatgaagacaaaaacagtaacttttaattaaaaacattactcaaattgttttttaataatacaattattttggtttgtgtgttttgctgccaataaagtttattattattattactattattaataatatatttcaaCTTGTTTACAGTTGCAATGGCCAAATTAATGATCCTTAATGTTGCATCAGATATTATGCAACAATGATTTATTCCCCAAGAGCTGAAAACATCTCtataaaacactgcagcagAGAACATTTTGTTTGGTGCTGGTAGGTATTACCAGACACCAGAAATACAAACGGGGTTTGCAGGTCTACTAGAAACAGtttgttcacaattttttataattttttgaTATTACTTCCTATTGAAGAGAAAACTTGTGTGAAATGCATTTACTCATTCAGCTTTGATTGTTACAGAAATACTAAAAGACTGTATTGTACAAACAATCTCCTGGTATTGATTAATATCTAGAAAAAGCTTTAAGTTTCTGTTGGGTTTAATTGTACAATCGGTGCTGTCTCTAGAAAATGATGTGTCATTGGTAGATTGTCTAGACATTTCATGTGACAATAAGAACATTGTTCCATTCTTTCAGGTTAATGGAAAACTACACTTACAACAGCGTAATGCTCCAGCTGGAAGGGTTAAATGTTTCAAAAGAAACTACAtaccctctttttcttttcttccttttctcctaCCTGTTTATAATGGTTACAAATGTTGGCATTGCTATTCTAGTTTTCTTTGACAAGAACCTCCACCAGCCCATGTATCTCCTGTTTTGCAACCTACCATTTAATGACCTACTTGGAAACTCTATCCTAGTGCCTCGTTTGCTTATAGACATGTTGAGGCCTTCTTCTGAACGCCTCATTAGCTACTATGAGTGTGTGATCCAAGCTTTTATTGCACACATGTTTGGTACCACTACTCACACTGTGCTCATGATTATGGCCTTTGACAGATATGTTGCCATTTGTAATCCTCTGCATTATTCTGTCATAATGACCAACAAGAAGATGATCAAGCTGACAGTTTCTGCCTGGGGAGTGCCCTCTGTTTTGGTTGGGATTCTGCTCGGTCTGACCATACGGCTGAACCGATGCAGGACTCTGATCACAAATCCCTATTGTGACAATGCCTCAATTTTTATGCTCtcctgtgagagtgtgtttatTAATAATGTCTATGGCTTCACTTTCACTGTATTTCTGTTTACAGGTTCTATAGGCAGCATGGTTTTCACCTATACTAAGATTGCATTAGTCTGTCTAACCAGTAAGAACAAGTCTTTAAACAGTAAAGCATTGAAGACCTGCAGCACTcatctggttgtgtatctgaTCATGGTGTTCAGTGGAATGTCACTCATTGTTCTGCATCGCTTCCCTCAGTACTCAAACTACAGAAAACTCAGTAGCATCTTGTTTCATATAATCCCTGGCAGCCTGAACCCTATTATTTATGGCGTGCAGTCCGCAGAAATGCGGAAATCTTTGGCAAAGATGTTTGAGCCCAAGAAAATTTTGCACACAAAGTAAGGACCATTTCCAAGGTTCATTTGTAAATCtaataacacaaataataaaatgtgttaactaATAGCATCCTACTGTATTTTGTGTTCTGGTGTTTGTTCCTTGTAAATACATATATGTTCAACCCATTTTCATTCTTTACAGTACAGCTAGGTAATAAAATGTCTCTTCTTTGTGCCTCTATACATGGTCATCCGGTTTGTTCTTTAAATTAATCTTTAGTCCTAACCTAATTTCCCTCTGCAAATTATTCCAAGTGGCTGgagcagaaaacagaaaagcttTCATTCCATATCCATATCCTATAGACAGAAAGTGTCTTCTGTATCTACGATTTTGATTGGAAGATGAACTCAATGAAATAAGATTGCAAAGATATGAGGTTTGTCTAGAATGGCTTTACATAAATCAAGATATACCAACTACTTGGATGATGCATTAAGAGAGATGGCCAGCCCACTCTGGAGCATATTGATGAGTTAACGATTTTCgtgaataacaataaatatctaTTTGCCTTATTCCTGTCTCATTATCTGTGCATGCACCTGGGTTCACCGGTTCTATAGCCCCATGTCACTATCAGACACTTTGGCTAAGCGCTTAATAATGCAGGATCATTAAAGTTTTGAGCAGACAATGATTTAATTGATCCCCAGAACTTTCTGGGGTCACTGAGACTGACAGAGGTAGCATAGATTTGATATTCAGATTTGAGCTGTGCATCGATTCCTAAATTGCCTAAGATGGAACCAATCGTTGAACCAAAAATTATTTTGGCCTTTTCCTGCTGAGATTTATAAAAAGTATGCCCGATGGCCAGTACATAACAACCTACTTTTGTGGCTGTTAAACGGTGGATAAATTCCCcgcaaaatgactcatttcactattAGAATTTGATCCACTTGTTTGGCATGGGCTTGAATGTAACGAATGTTCATTGATATGTAATAGTTAAAAACTGCAGGTTTAAGGTAATTTTGTcccaatgaaaataaaacaaatcacataagaaaccttgttttaaaaaattatttatacatctttgaaaaaagtttttaccTTATCCTCTGAAATTAACCTGCTCTGAAGCAGACTAGCTGGGTAAAAAAGGCAAAGGTTGAACAATGTGAGGCAACATGTTGTGTATTTCAACTTAATGTTGCATCAGATATAATCCAAGGTAACAAAGGAGTAAAAACATGTCtataaaacactgcagcagAGAACATCTTGTTTGGTGCTGGTGGGTATTACCAGACACAAGAAAGAGAAACCAGAGGACTGAAACCAGAGACACAAAAAGGTATTACTGATCTACAAAAAACTATTTCTTCACAATCTTTTTGACTTTGTCTCATAATTTCTGATGAAAgacaaaatgtatataaatactattcattcattcagctttCATTGATATGGCACTAAAGATCATGAATTGTACAAGGCAATCCTTGATCAGTGTGTCTGCTAAAAAAATAACAAGGacatttctgttctgttttaaaatgatttaaaattatCTCTCATATGTAGATTGCCTAGACATTACATGTGACAATAAGcgcattgttttgtttttttcaggttaATGGACAACTACACCTACAACAGCCCCACACTACAGCTGGAAGGGTTAAATGTTTCAAAGGATTCTATTtaccctctttttttcttcttctttttctcctatCTGTTTATAATGGTTGCCAATATAGGGATTGCTTTTCTGATTTTCACAGACAAGAGCCTTCACCAGCCTATGTATCTGCTTTTTTGCAACCTGATATTTAATGACATACTTGGAAACACTAACTTATTGCCTCGTTTGCTTATAGACATGTTGAAGCCTTCCTCTGAACGCCTCATTAGCTACTATGAGTGTGTAGTACAAGCTTTCACTACACACCTGTTTGGCACCACTTCACATACTGTGCTCATGATTATGGCCTTTGACAGATATGTTGCCATTTGCAATCCTCTACGCTATGCTGTCATAATGACCGACAAGATGGTCATCAAACTGACAATTTCTGCCTGGGGAGTGCCCCTTGTTTGGGTTGGCATTCTGCTCGGTCTGACCATACGGCTAAATACTTGCAGGACTCTGATCTTGAATCCTTACTGTGACAATCCCTCCTTATTTAAACTCtcctgtgagagtgtgtttatTAATAATGTCTATGGCTTTCTGTTCACTGTAGTCTTACTTACAACTTCTATAGGCAGCCTTGTTCTCACTTATACTAAGATTACAGTAGTCTGTCTGACTAGTAAGAACAAGTCTTTGAACAGTAAAGCCTTGAAGACCTGCAGCACTCATCTGGTTATGTATTTGATTGTGGTCTTCAATGGAATTTCTATCATTACTCTTCATCGCTTTCCCCAGTACACAGACTTTAGAAAACTCTGTACCATTTTGTTTCATATCATCCCTGGCAGCCTAAACCCTATTATTTATGGCTTGCAGTCCAAAGAGGTacaaaaattattttcaaagtTGTTTGAGTCCAAGAAGATTTTTCCATCACTATAAAAACAATTTGTAAGCACAGCTGTAATTTCAACTGATATCCCATATATCATATAATTTGAGGCACCCATTTGGATATCAACACTTTGACAGCTGTAATGCTAAAGTATAAAAGCAAGTGAACTAACTGACTTATTGTCAAAATCTACAACTCCATATCGTTTTAATAtcttatatatttatctttttccatttttgttggTAGTGGATACATAAATAaccagtggcgtgcacagatagacattaagtggtgctatagcacctgccctttgccctctggaccaagcaagtgcccttttgaaattttttattattttttttaaacagtgtactgtatgtggcccatgttgacatgataatAAATGCTCGACGATTATGagcccccacccctcctcctccgcacacacctctcttcctctgtcaaCGTGAACGCGCAGAGCGGACACAAACGGAGGCGagttgcagcagcagtgcacagctgcagcccacacacacctcttcctctgccccaccagccaggtaaaacataaatgaaacGAGTCGAGTGTATTGTTTGCCTCCTAACCTAAGCCTCAGTTGCCAAGCTATAGCGACGCTAgcccaaatcaataatagataTGACGTGATGACCACCGAGGAGAATGCTGCTTTAGAGATTTGCTCACTCTTCACTCCtcacttcaaaatgacactttgtacacttcttttgttctgacgggaaaaaacatgtttcttattttgcaaCCAGTACACTGATCTATCATTGTAGCTGCCTAGCTTGCTAAAAACCTctccatgtgtgtatattccagacaaataagacaacagtgattgactgatcagtTCTATAGTCCAATTgatattaacatattgacataaataaatatacaattacattcaacatgtgcctgtaatgttttttttgtgtctcacactgctataataaggcagccagcagttccacatgccgcacaaagtgcccttatttttcactgagcacctgccccccaaaatGTCTATGCACGGCACTGTGAATAACCCTGGCTTCCAGCTCTTTAACTTAGTCTCATCTAAGTTCCCTTCTTTACCTACAGTTTAATACAGACATATTGAATTAGAGCTAAAAaactaaagtttaaaaaagttattCCACACCTTTCAGCCAATCAAAAGCTACAGACGGGGcgcaaattaaaggaaaaacctaaGGTGTTAGAGGATTTGGTGGCTCAGTTATGCTGTGGGGCAATGATGTCAGTCCACTTGTCCCTttagagggaagggtcactgcaaatcaatacaaaattctgagtgatcacctttctCCTATGATGAATTATGTGTAGCCTCATGGGAGTGTTGtgacaatgcccccatccatagggcacaaagggtcactgaatggtttgatgagtatgaaaatgatgtgaatcatatgatATGGCCTTTGCAGTCCACAGATGTCAACCCAACTGAACACCTATGGGaaatgggagattttggacctAAGTGTTAgcaaagaataaatatgaaggCATATTGAAGACTTACGAAGACCTACTTTATGTCGGTTTTTCCTTGGTGTGGGGAATACAATAAAGGTCTGATGCAAGACTCAAACCAGTTACAGATTCAGAATGCTTCTGTTCCGAGTCCTCACTTAAAC
This Scomber scombrus chromosome 14, fScoSco1.1, whole genome shotgun sequence DNA region includes the following protein-coding sequences:
- the LOC133993577 gene encoding olfactory receptor 8G17-like, encoding MDNYTYNSPTLQLEGLNVSKDSIYPLFFFFFFSYLFIMVANIGIAFLIFTDKSLHQPMYLLFCNLIFNDILGNTNLLPRLLIDMLKPSSERLISYYECVVQAFTTHLFGTTSHTVLMIMAFDRYVAICNPLRYAVIMTDKMVIKLTISAWGVPLVWVGILLGLTIRLNTCRTLILNPYCDNPSLFKLSCESVFINNVYGFLFTVVLLTTSIGSLVLTYTKITVVCLTSKNKSLNSKALKTCSTHLVMYLIVVFNGISIITLHRFPQYTDFRKLCTILFHIIPGSLNPIIYGLQSKEVQKLFSKLFESKKIFPSL
- the LOC133993865 gene encoding olfactory receptor 8G17-like, translating into MENYTYNSVMLQLEGLNVSKETTYPLFLFFLFSYLFIMVTNVGIAILVFFDKNLHQPMYLLFCNLPFNDLLGNSILVPRLLIDMLRPSSERLISYYECVIQAFIAHMFGTTTHTVLMIMAFDRYVAICNPLHYSVIMTNKKMIKLTVSAWGVPSVLVGILLGLTIRLNRCRTLITNPYCDNASIFMLSCESVFINNVYGFTFTVFLFTGSIGSMVFTYTKIALVCLTSKNKSLNSKALKTCSTHLVVYLIMVFSGMSLIVLHRFPQYSNYRKLSSILFHIIPGSLNPIIYGVQSAEMRKSLAKMFEPKKILHTK